A window of Micromonospora eburnea genomic DNA:
CGATCGCGCCGAGTTCGAGGACGGCCGGGTTCATGGCCTAGAACCGCACCTGCACCGGGCCGCGCTCGCCCTCGGCCGTCTCGAAGAACTCCCGCGCCTTGAACCCGACGAGGCCGGCGATCAACATCGTCGGGAAGGTCTGCCCGGCGGTGTTGAACGTCTGGACGGCCGAGTTGTAGAACTGCCGTGCGTACGCGATCTTGTTTTCCGTCGTGGCCAGCTCGGCCTGCAGGGCCGCGAAGTTCTGGTTGGCCTTGAGGTCCGGGTACGCCTCCGCGACCGCGAAGAGCCGGCCGAGGCTCTGGGTGAGCGCGTTCTCCGCCTGGGCCCGCGCGCCGGGTTCGGCACTCGCCGCCGCGACCGCCCCGGTACGCGCCGCGGTCACCGCCGCGAGCGTCGCGCTCTCGTGCGCGGCATATCCCTTGACCGTCTCCACGAGGTTCGGGATCAGGTCCGAGCGGCGCTTGAGCTGCACGTCGATCTGGGCCCACGAGGCGGCGACCTGGTTGCGCAGTCGCACGATGCGGTTGTAGGCCACGATCATCCACCCGAGTACGCCGACGATCGACAGACACACCAGCCCGCCCACGACCGCCATGATTCCGCCTACCTCCGCCACGGAACTGCCTTTCTACTAGGGGAATCAGTGGAGGATCTTGTCGAGCATCGCGCGGGACGTCTGTTCGTACTTGTCCAGATCCCAGTCGAAGCTGCTCAGGTTCATGGTGTAGCTGCCGGCTTTGCTGATGACGACGATCTCGGCCCCGATGTCCTTCACCGCGATGTAGCCCTTGTCGACGTTCTGGAGCTCGGTCACCCGCTTGAAGGTCTCTCCGGCGTTGCTGCGCTGATAGTCGTAGGTGAGGGCGCCGCTGCTCGACGTCGACATGGTGATCGTCACCATGGCGATCCCTTCCTTGTCACGCCACAGGCAGTGCCCGTCGTCGTGCATCTCCTGCCCGACCAGCTCGGAGACCTGCTCGGCGGTGAAGGGGCACTGGGGCACCGTCTCGTTGGCCACGCCGTCCCCGGTCGTCGAGGAATCGTCCGACGACGAACCGCTGCTGTTCGACTCGGCTGCGGTGCCCCCGCAGGCGGTCACGGCAAACAGGATCAGGCCCGCTAGCGGGGCGAGCACGCGGCGCATGGGTTCTCCTCTGGGAAGGTCACGCTTCGAACGCCAGTCAGGTAAGGGCCACGGCATGCCGGGCGAGGTCCCTCGGCTCCCGCGGCCTCCCGGTCATGATCTGATGGCGGTAGGGCAGGAGCCATCCGTGGCAGCACGGAAGAATCCGCTCACCGGCTCGTCAGGCCCGCGGCACCGGCCGACCTGGCGCCACCGGCAGCCGGTGTCGATCCGCCGGACCCGCCGCCGCGGCAACTCCCCCGAATCTGTGTCATCGATCCCCCTCTGACGCGAACCGGCCGCCCCACACGATTCCGCCCTCACGGACGGCCGGCGGCACACGCCGCGTCCACTCGACCAGTCTGATCGGCCGGCTTCGGAAGTCGTTCAGGAATTGTTCAGGCGGACGGGTGCAGCCGCGTGGGGAGGGACATCGGCGGGCTCGGCAGCCACGACGTACGCGGTGGCTCGCCGGGTCAGAGCGGCGGTCGTCCACGTCGGGGAAGAAGAGGCCGGACCTGGCCTAGGAGCCGAGGTACCGCAGGATCGCCAAGACCCGGCGACTGTAGCCGGTCACGTGGGACAGGTCGAGCTTGTCGAAAATGGTGTTGATGTGTTTCTCGACCGCACTCTGCGACACGTGTAGGCGTTCGGCGATGGCGGCGTTGGTGTGCCCCTGAGCCATGTGATGCAGTACGTCGCGTTCGCGAGCAGTCAG
This region includes:
- a CDS encoding LemA family protein; protein product: MAVVGGLVCLSIVGVLGWMIVAYNRIVRLRNQVAASWAQIDVQLKRRSDLIPNLVETVKGYAAHESATLAAVTAARTGAVAAASAEPGARAQAENALTQSLGRLFAVAEAYPDLKANQNFAALQAELATTENKIAYARQFYNSAVQTFNTAGQTFPTMLIAGLVGFKAREFFETAEGERGPVQVRF